The genomic DNA ACCGTAGATGAGGAAGGTAACATCTCACCATTCGATTCCTTACTTGCATTAATCTCTAAGGAATTTGACGGGGATATCGTAACAACAGTCGATGCGGGACTGTGTATGGATGAATCAGTTAAAGGTGAGGTTTTAAGAACTCCTGTGGGAGATGTGAATGTTGCAGAGGTAATCATAGAGAAAAATGCGGCATTCGGAGGGGAGCCTTCAGGAACCTGGCTGCACCCTGACTTCTGCATGTGTCCTGATGGAATTTTATCCGGTTTAAGGATGGCAGAAATTGTCTCACGTGACGGTAAACTGTCTAAACTTCTGGCAAAAATTCCTTCCTATCCGAACATCCGTGAAAAGATAACCTGCTCAAAAGAGGAAAAAATAAAGGTCATGGAGAACATGGAGGATCTGCTTAAAGCATCCTTTGACGATATAGTTGACGTGAATTCCCTTGATGGTGTAAGGCTGACCTTTGCCGATGACAGTTGGGTACTGGTAAGGCCTTCAGGAACAGAAGACTATATCAGAATCACTTTGGAGTCCCGTGATGGCGAACGCGCAGAGCAAATCAGGGAAAAATGTGTAAAAATCATTAATGAAAATCTATAGATGAAAATCATTTTCATCTTAACTATTTTTTTTAAATCAATATAATTTTTAAAATAAGCTTGTTTTAAAGGAGAATTCTTTTTTTAAAAAATAAAAAAATCTGAAGAAGATTGATTTATTTATTCTTCTTCAGCGATGAATGCGTCAACACCTAAAGCTGCACATTCTGGGCAAACCCAGTCATCAGGCATGTCTGCAGGAGTTTTTCCAGCAGGAATGTTGTATGCAGGGTCACCTTTTTCAGTATCGAATCTATATTCGCAGTGTAAACAAACATATACAGTCATTTATAATATCTCCTTTAAATTTTTGCTATTAGCATAGCTAATATAATCTTATTATATTTTACCTATTATTTAATAATTTTCATTTGAGCAATCAAAATTATTTTATAAGTAAAAGACAAATACATATAATATTATAAGATAATTTTTATAGGGGATAATAAAAGTGAAAGCAATTATTTTAAGTGCCGGTGAAGGTTCAAGGATGAGGCCTTTAACACTTACAAAGCCTAAGACCATGTTGCCGGTTGCTGGAAAGCCAATCATTCAATATAATATTGAATCATTAAGAGATAATGGAATAACTGATATTTTGCTGATAGTAAGATACAAGGAAGAGATGGTTCGGGATTACTTTGGTGATGGCAGTGAATTTGGAGTTAATATTTCCTATGAAACTCAGGAAGACTTTTTGGGTACTGCAAATGCAATAGAATACGGTAAGGACTTCATTGATGACAGTTTAATTGTTTTAAACGGAGATATTATTTTGGATGATGAAATCATCAATGAAATTATCAAGAAATACAATTATCTCAAACCGGATACACTCATGCTTTTGACAGAAGTTGAAGACCCTTCAGCATTTGGTGTTGTTGAAATTGAAAACGGAAACATAAAAAGCATTGTTGAAAAGCCTAAAAAGGAAGATGCTCCAAGCAATCTTGTTAATGGTGGTATCTACATATTCAATGAAGATATCTTTGATAAAATAGAAAAGACTGAAATTTCCGAACGTGGAGAATATGAAATAACAGATTCAGTCACTCTCCAGATTGAAGACGGAAAAAAGGTTATCGGACACAAGACAAGCAAGGATTGGATTGATGTCGGAAGGCCATGGGAACTCATTGAGGTCAATGAGGAACTGATCGGACAGTTAAAAACAGAAATCAAGGGAACAATCGAAGAGGGAGCGCATATCCACGGTGAAGTCTTTTTGGATGAGGACAGTATAATCAGGGCAGGAGTATACATTGAAGGTAACGTATACATAGGAAAACATTGTGATATAGGCCCTAACTCATACATCCGTGGAAATTCCTACTTTGGTGACCATGTCCACGTTGGAAATGCCGTTGAGATTAAAAACTCAATCATCATGGAAAACACCAACGTAAGTCACTTGAGTTATGTCGGTGACTCCGTCATCGGTTCCAACTGTAACATTGCGGCCGGAACAAACATCGCTAACCTTCGTTTCGACAACCGGTCTGTAAAAACCAAAATCAAAAACCAGATGATTGACAGTGGAAGAAGAAAGCTCGGATCAATCATAGGTGATGCCGTAAAGACCGGTATCAACTCAAGCTTTTCACCGGGAGTGAAAGTTGGATACAACTCCACAATCGGTTCAGGGGTTTTGTTGTATGATGATGTACCCTCCGATACTCTTGTATTGGTAAAACAAAATCATATCATTCAAGACAAAAAGAAAAAACATAAATAAGGCGATATTATGGAAAATAATAAAGACTCTATTGTAATATGCCCAGGCGCACAAGTAATTGGAAAAGTTGAATTAGGCGAAGACGTATCAATCTGGCATGGTGCCGTTTTAAGAGGAGATACCGATTCAATAAGCATTGGAAACAGGTCCAATGTCCAAGACAATTGTGTAGTGCACTGTACCGAAGGTTATCCTGTGGAGATAGGGGAAAATGTTTCTGTAGGTCATGGTGCAGTGGTTCACGGATGTAAACTTGAAGACAACGTTTTGATTGGAATGAATGCCACCGTATTGAACGGTGCCCACATAGGCAAAAACTCAATTGTCGGAGCAGGTGCCGTTGTAAGTGAAGGAAAGGAATTTCCAGAAAACAGTCTGATTTTAGGCGTTCCCGCAAAACGTGTAAAGGAGCTTAATCCGGAACAGATTCAAATGATTCAAAATAATGCGGATAATTATGTAAAACTTTCCAAGCGGTACAAGGAAGACTAATCATGAAGGCAAGACAAATCGTAGAAGAGATGGACTCTTATGTTCCAGGAAGATCACAGGATGAAATCGCACAGGATTTCGGACTCAAAAAGGAAGATATAATTAAATTAGGTTCAAACGAAAACCCTTGGGGTCCTTCTCCAAAGGCACTGAAGGCAATTGAGGAGGAGATGTCTGCAATCAACAGATATCCTGAATCACAGTTGCATGAACTTGTTGAGGAAATCGCAAAATACTCAGATGTTGACACTTCACAGGTCATTGTCGGTGGAGACGGTGCCGATGAAATCATAGATGTTCTTGCAAAGACATTCATCGATAACGGGGACGAATTCATCGTTCCCCTGCCGTCATACATGTATTATGAGTATCTCTTAAAGCAATACGGTGCGAAACCTGTCTATGCAAGATGGGATTTGGATGAAAACAGGCTTGATGT from uncultured Methanobrevibacter sp. includes the following:
- a CDS encoding rubredoxin; protein product: MTVYVCLHCEYRFDTEKGDPAYNIPAGKTPADMPDDWVCPECAALGVDAFIAEEE
- a CDS encoding gamma carbonic anhydrase family protein translates to MENNKDSIVICPGAQVIGKVELGEDVSIWHGAVLRGDTDSISIGNRSNVQDNCVVHCTEGYPVEIGENVSVGHGAVVHGCKLEDNVLIGMNATVLNGAHIGKNSIVGAGAVVSEGKEFPENSLILGVPAKRVKELNPEQIQMIQNNADNYVKLSKRYKED
- the glmU gene encoding bifunctional sugar-1-phosphate nucleotidylyltransferase/acetyltransferase encodes the protein MKVKAIILSAGEGSRMRPLTLTKPKTMLPVAGKPIIQYNIESLRDNGITDILLIVRYKEEMVRDYFGDGSEFGVNISYETQEDFLGTANAIEYGKDFIDDSLIVLNGDIILDDEIINEIIKKYNYLKPDTLMLLTEVEDPSAFGVVEIENGNIKSIVEKPKKEDAPSNLVNGGIYIFNEDIFDKIEKTEISERGEYEITDSVTLQIEDGKKVIGHKTSKDWIDVGRPWELIEVNEELIGQLKTEIKGTIEEGAHIHGEVFLDEDSIIRAGVYIEGNVYIGKHCDIGPNSYIRGNSYFGDHVHVGNAVEIKNSIIMENTNVSHLSYVGDSVIGSNCNIAAGTNIANLRFDNRSVKTKIKNQMIDSGRRKLGSIIGDAVKTGINSSFSPGVKVGYNSTIGSGVLLYDDVPSDTLVLVKQNHIIQDKKKKHK